The Methylomarinum vadi genome has a window encoding:
- a CDS encoding beta-ribofuranosylaminobenzene 5'-phosphate synthase family protein, which produces MKVQHRQVSVIAPARLHMGFIDLSGALGRHFGSIGMALNEISTRLTLSAADALQVYGSVAGRAEKCAQALCNTLQVPETVAITIHSAIPEHIGLGSGTQLSLAIGSALNAYYDLGLSVREIAQLTDRGARSGIGIGVFEQGGLVVDGGRGEATTTPPMIVHMDVPEHWRFILAFDDRGQGLHGKQEVAAFKELPPFPQQEAARLCYLLLMQGLPALAEQDIVGFGDVVTQLQRSVGEHFASVQGGVFTSPEVAQAMAWLERQGAVAIGQTSWGPTGFCAVEGADKAEALLMQLQRNFSEVPHLSFAVASARNSSANVSVV; this is translated from the coding sequence TTGAAGGTTCAGCATAGACAAGTTTCGGTGATTGCTCCGGCCCGGCTGCACATGGGCTTTATCGATTTGAGCGGGGCATTGGGGCGCCATTTCGGCAGTATCGGCATGGCCCTGAATGAAATCAGTACTCGTCTGACCCTGTCGGCAGCCGACGCATTACAGGTGTACGGATCGGTTGCGGGACGGGCGGAGAAATGTGCCCAAGCGTTATGCAATACATTGCAAGTCCCGGAAACGGTTGCGATTACGATTCATTCGGCGATTCCTGAGCATATTGGTTTGGGTTCCGGCACGCAACTGTCGCTAGCCATCGGCTCCGCGTTGAATGCTTATTATGATTTGGGTTTGTCGGTGAGAGAAATCGCCCAGTTGACCGACCGCGGTGCCCGTTCCGGAATCGGCATCGGCGTGTTCGAGCAAGGAGGGCTTGTCGTAGACGGCGGCCGCGGCGAAGCGACCACGACGCCGCCGATGATCGTTCATATGGATGTGCCGGAGCACTGGCGGTTCATTCTGGCGTTCGACGATAGGGGGCAAGGGCTGCATGGCAAGCAGGAAGTCGCCGCCTTTAAGGAGCTACCGCCGTTTCCGCAACAGGAAGCGGCGCGGTTATGTTATTTGTTGTTGATGCAAGGGCTGCCGGCCCTTGCCGAGCAGGATATCGTCGGCTTCGGCGATGTCGTGACGCAATTGCAACGTTCCGTCGGCGAGCATTTCGCTTCGGTGCAGGGCGGCGTATTTACCAGTCCCGAAGTGGCCCAGGCGATGGCGTGGCTGGAGCGGCAGGGCGCTGTTGCCATCGGCCAGACATCTTGGGGTCCCACCGGCTTTTGTGCGGTTGAGGGTGCTGACAAGGCCGAGGCTTTATTAATGCAATTACAGCGTAATTTTTCTGAAGTTCCCCATTTAAGTTTCGCCGTGGCCAGCGCCCGGAATAGCAGCGCGAATGTCTCGGTAGTTTGA